A genomic stretch from Bacterioplanes sanyensis includes:
- a CDS encoding transposase — protein sequence MPKPRKHQVSLDATPYYHCVSRCVRRAFLCGTDHMTGQCYEHRRGWLEDKLLSLPQVFAVEVAAYAIMSNHYHVVLFIDAKRANRWSDTEVIERWHMLFSGNMLSQRFMNGDALGVAEQKRLQIYVEEWRSRLSSISWFMRVLNEAVAREANQEDQCTGRFWEGRFKSQALLDEAALAACMAYVDLNPVRANMAATPEASAHTSVKRRIEKAKISKQPNHPNQQVKGLLPFVGNPRHNIPPGIQMKLTDYLELIDWTGRVVRHDKRGAIAQNAAAILNRLGIDDQQWLAMAEHFEDCFQTFAGGEEKLRLACNALNYQRPPGLSCCRSLFDRST from the coding sequence ATGCCTAAGCCCAGAAAACATCAGGTCTCTCTCGACGCCACGCCGTATTATCACTGTGTATCACGCTGTGTGCGGCGTGCTTTTCTGTGTGGTACGGATCATATGACTGGCCAATGCTACGAACACCGCCGAGGCTGGCTGGAAGATAAGCTGTTGTCTCTGCCCCAGGTGTTTGCAGTGGAAGTCGCTGCTTACGCAATTATGAGCAACCACTATCACGTTGTTCTATTTATTGATGCTAAGCGCGCCAATCGCTGGAGCGACACGGAAGTCATTGAGCGCTGGCACATGCTATTTAGCGGTAACATGCTGTCTCAGCGCTTTATGAACGGTGACGCATTAGGCGTGGCTGAGCAAAAGCGACTGCAGATTTACGTAGAAGAGTGGCGCTCACGCTTGTCTAGCATCAGTTGGTTTATGCGGGTGCTGAATGAGGCCGTTGCGCGAGAAGCCAATCAGGAAGACCAGTGTACTGGCCGTTTCTGGGAAGGGCGTTTTAAATCCCAGGCGCTGCTGGACGAAGCTGCATTGGCTGCGTGCATGGCCTATGTCGACCTTAACCCGGTGCGGGCAAACATGGCCGCCACGCCAGAAGCATCCGCCCACACTTCGGTGAAGCGGCGAATCGAAAAAGCCAAAATCAGCAAACAGCCAAACCACCCCAACCAACAAGTCAAAGGCTTATTACCTTTTGTTGGCAATCCTCGGCACAACATTCCGCCGGGCATTCAAATGAAGCTGACGGATTATCTCGAACTGATTGATTGGACGGGGAGGGTTGTTCGCCATGATAAGCGCGGCGCCATTGCTCAAAATGCCGCTGCTATTCTCAATCGCTTAGGCATTGATGACCAGCAATGGTTAGCCATGGCTGAACATTTTGAAGACTGTTTTCAGACATTCGCCGGCGGCGAAGAAAAACTACGCTTGGCCTGTAATGCTCTGAACTACCAGCGCCCGCCTGGGCTTAGTTGCTGCCGTTCGTTATTCGATCGATCCACGTAA